The Ranitomeya variabilis isolate aRanVar5 chromosome 7, aRanVar5.hap1, whole genome shotgun sequence genome includes a window with the following:
- the LOC143785646 gene encoding uncharacterized protein LOC143785646, protein MGRLDDQAKHRIVVLRKAGLSFRKIKKVLELDNIKVTPQAIYLFLKRKNIEPEKSSASPQNLPAKGQPWEQAQLWRLLQDNSGQRKEKGPQVPNAQPTPNIKPQEDTEGRIKIVSVTSLSQGNPSLEPPTNAPRTAPQAVTQAQRVQETRPGAIRAVQHPLPSAPRPNPTYLTSHNHNNGRARTPLLTPKNPALLVTKKLVDKAIILQKKVIFQNGSQPLNPGGQYPLPATSQQHDLSQAAKVSTRLKDASTQTAPAFPPARPETNVEQLDSIRGELHRLTQVMQTLIERQNRWEQEQMRQRQCNHQEVLSQIQQLGAKISQTCMPLSNSQETDAHLPDFGHFKMELF, encoded by the exons ATGGGTCGTCTGGATGATCAGGCAAAGCACAGGATTGTGGTGTTGAGGAAAGCCGGTCTAAGCTTTCGGAAAATCAAGAAGGTCCTTGAgcttgacaatataaaggtgacgccACAAGCAATCTACCTCTTCTTGAAACGTAAGAATATTGAACCTGAGAAGTCTAGCGCTTCCCCACAAAACCTTCCTGCAAAGGGACAACCGTGGGAACAGGCCCAGCTCTGGAGACTTCTGCAGGACAATAGTGGCCAGAGAAAGGAGAAGGGTCCTCAGGTGCCCAATGCACAGCCAACTCCAAACATAAAACCGCAAGAGGACACAGAGGGAAGGATTAAAATTGTGAGCGTGACGTCTCTTTCTCAGGGAAATCCTTCCCTGGAGCCGCCGACCAATGCTCCGAGGACTGCGCCTCAGGCCGTGACCCAAGCACAGAGGGTGCAGGAGACGC GACCCGGTGCTATTCGTGCTGTCCAGCATCCACTGCCAAGTGCACCTCGTCCCAACCCTACATATCTGACATCGCATAATCACAACAATGGGAGAGCAAGGACTCCCCTCCTCACCCCCAAGAACCCAGCACTTCTGGTCACGAAGAAGTTGGTAGACAAAGCCATCATCCTACAGAAGAAG GTAATATTTCAAAATGGAAGTCAACCCTTGAATCCAGGAGGACAGTATCCACTTCCGGCAACAAGTCAGCAGCATGATTTAAGCCAGGCGGCCAAAGTCAGTACTCGG CTAAAAGATGCCAGCACACAGACGGCACCCGCATTCCCTCCAGCAAGGCCAGAAACCAATGTGGAGCAATTGGACTCCATAAGAGGGGAGCTTCACAGACTGACACAAGTCATGCAGACTCTTATAGAGAGGCAGAATCGGTGGGAACAAGAACAAATGAGACAACGACAATGCAACCACCAAGAGGTATTGTCACAGATCCAGCAGCTGGGGGCAAAGATTTCTCAAACCTGCATGCCCTTGAGTAATAGCCAAGAGACTGATGCTCACTTGCCCGATTTTGGGCATTTTAAGATGGAACTTTTTTGA